A window from Eubalaena glacialis isolate mEubGla1 chromosome 1, mEubGla1.1.hap2.+ XY, whole genome shotgun sequence encodes these proteins:
- the MARS2 gene encoding methionine--tRNA ligase, mitochondrial, protein MLRISTFRLLGRTGVSRLSLLEDFSLRHYSSDPLGVRDDTRDARAYFTTPIFYVNAAPHIGHLYSALLADALCRHHRLRVPSAAATRFSTGTDEHGLKIQQAAAAAGLAPSELCDRVSAQFQQLFREADISSTDFIRTTEARHRMAVQHFWGVLKARGLLYKGLYEGWYCASDECFLPEAKVTRQPGPSGDLCPVSLESGHPVSWTKEENYIFRLSQFREPLQRWLRGDPQAITPEPFHHAALQWLEEELPDLSVSRRSSHLHWGIPVPGDDSQTIYVWLDALVNYLTVIGYPNAEFKSWWPTTSHIIGKDILKFHAIYWPALLLGAGMSPPHRIYVHSHWTVCGQKMSKSLGNVVDPRTCLDRYTVDGFRYFLLRQGVPNWDCDYYGEKVVKLLDSELSFALGGLLNRCTANRINPSGTYPAFCTTCFPSEPGLVGPTGRAQAEDYALVSAVATLPKQVADHYDNFQIYKALEAVSSCVRQTNGFVQRHAPWKLNWESPVDAPWLGTVLHVALECLRVFGTLLQPVTPSLADKLLSRLGVSATERGLGELHFLPRFYGHPCPFEGRRLGPETGVLFPRLDQSRAWLVKAHKT, encoded by the coding sequence ATGCTGCGGATTTCTACCTTTCGGTTGCTAGGACGCACGGGGGTGAGTAGGCTGTCGCTCCTGGAGGACTTTAGCTTACGCCACTACAGTTCGGACCCTCTCGGTGTCCGGGACGATACCCGCGACGCGCGCGCCTACTTCACCACACCCATCTTCTACGTGAACGCGGCGCCGCACATCGGGCACCTGTACTCGGCGCTACTGGCTGACGCCCTGTGCCGACACCATCGCCTCCGAGTTCCCAGCGCCGCCGCCACGCGATTCTCCACTGGTACCGATGAGCACGGCCTCAAGATTCAGCAGGCAGCAGCCGCTGCAGGCCTGGCTCCGTCCGAACTGTGCGACAGAGTCTCTGCCCAGTTCCAGCAGCTTTTCCGGGAGGCTGACATCTCCTCCACCGACTTCATCCGCACCACTGAGGCCCGGCATCGGATGGCTGTGCAGCACTTCTGGGGGGTGCTGAAGGCTCGGGGTCTTCTCTACAAGGGGCTCTATGAAGGTTGGTATTGCGCCTCCGACGAGTGCTTCCTGCCTGAAGCCAAGGTCACCAGGCAGCCCGGCCCGTCGGGGGATTTGTGTCCTGTATCTCTGGAGAGCGGGCATCCCGTCTCCTGGACCAAGGAAGAAAACTACATTTTCAGGCTTTCCCAGTTCCGGGAGCCGCTCCAGCGGTGGCTGCGGGGCGACCCTCAGGCCATCACCCCGGAGCCATTCCATCACGCAGCCCTTCAGTGGCTGGAAGAGGAGCTGCCGGACCTATCCGTCTCTCGAAGGAGTAGCCACTTGCACTGGGGCATTCCGGTGCCCGGGGACGATTCGCAGACCATCTACGTATGGCTGGATGCCTTGGTCAACTACCTTACTGTAATTGGCTACCCAAACGCTGAGTTCAAATCTTGGTGGCCCACCACCTCTCATATCATAGGCAAGGACATTCTCAAATTCCATGCTATCTATTGGCCTGCCCTCCTCTTAGGGGCCGGCATGAGCCCACCACACCGCATCTATGTTCACTCCCACTGGACGGTCTGTGGTCAAAAGATGTCTAAGAGCTTGGGCAATGTGGTGGATCCCAGGACATGCCTTGACCGCTATACTGTGGATGGCTTCCGCTACTTTCTCCTTCGTCAGGGCGTCCCCAACTGGGACTGTGATTACTATGGTGAAAAAGTGGTTAAGTTGTTGGATTCCGAGCTGTCATTTGCTTTGGGAGGTCTCTTGAACCGATGCACTGCCAACAGAATAAATCCTTCTGGGACCTATCCGGCTTTTTGCACTACCTGCTTTCCCAGTGAGCCAGGGTTGGTGGGGCCAACAGGTCGTGCTCAGGCAGAGGACTATGCTCTGGTGAGCGCAGTGGCCACTTTGCCCAAGCAGGTGGCAGACCACTATGATAACTTTCAGATCTATAAGGCTCTGGAGGCAGTATCCAGCTGTGTCCGGCAAACTAATGGCTTTGTCCAAAGGCATGCACCATGGAAGTTGAACTGGGAGAGCCCAGTGGATGCTCCCTGGCTGGGTACTGTGCTTCATGTGGCCTTGGAATGTTTGCGAGTCTTTGGAACTTTGCTCCAACCTGTCACCCCAAGCCTAGCTGACAAGCTGCTGTCTAGGTTGGGGGTCTCTGCCACAGAGAGGGGCCTTGGAGAGCTCCATTTCTTGCCTCGATTCTATGGACATCCATGCCCTTTTgaagggaggaggctgggacCTGAAACTGGGGTCTTGTTTCCAAGACTGGACCAGTCCAGGGCCTGGCTGGTAAAAGCCCATAAGACCTAG